One part of the Eulemur rufifrons isolate Redbay chromosome 16, OSU_ERuf_1, whole genome shotgun sequence genome encodes these proteins:
- the NECAP1 gene encoding adaptin ear-binding coat-associated protein 1 yields MAAELEYESVLCVKPDVSVYRIPPRASNRGYRASDWKLDQPDWTGRLRITSKGKIAYIKLEDKISGELFAQAPVEQYPGIAVETVTDSSRYFVIRIQDGTGRSAFIGIGFADRGDAFDFNVSLQDHFKWVKQESEISKESQEMDTRPKLDLGFKEGQTIKLSIGNITTKKGGASKPRTTGAGGLSLLPPPPGGKVTIPPPSSSVAISNHVTPPPIPKSNHGGSDADILLDLDSPAVTTPAPAPVSASNDLWGDFSTASSSVPNQAPQPSNWVQF; encoded by the exons ATGGCGGCCGAGTTGGAGTACGAGTCTGTGCTGTGTGTAAAGCCGGACGTCAGCGTCTACCGGATTCCGCCCCGGGCCTCCAACCGCGGTTACAG GGCATCCGACTGGAAATTAGACCAGCCTGATTGGACTGGTCGCCTCCGAATCACTTCAAAAGGAAAGATTGCCTATATCAAACTTGAGGATAAAATTTCAG GGGAGCTCTTTGCTCAGGCACCAGTAGAACAATATCCTGGTATTGCTGTGGAGACAGTGACAGATTCGAGTCGCTACTTCGTAATCCGGATCCAGGATGGTACTG GGCGCAGTGCTTTCATCGGCATTGGCTTTGCAGATCGGGGAGATGCCTTTGACTTTAATGTCTCTTTGCAAGATCACTTCAA GTGGGTAAAGCAGGAATCTGAGATTTCCAAAGAATCTCAAGAAATGGACACTCGTCCCAAGTTGGATCTGGGCTTCAAGGAAGGACAGACCATCAAGTTGAGTATTGGG aacATTACAACCAAGAAAGGAGGTGCTTCTAAGCCCAGGACTACAGGCGCTGGGGGCCTAAGCttactcccacccccacctggagGCAAAGTCACTATTCCCCCACCATCCTCCTCAGTTGCCATCAGCAATCATGTCACCCCACCACCTATTCCAAAATCTAACCATGGAGGTAGTGATGCAG ATATCCTTTTAGATTTGGATTCTCCTGCTGTCACGACACCAGCACCAGCTCCAGTTTCTGCAAGCAATGACTTGTGGGGAGACTTTAGCACTGCATCCAG CTCTGTTCCAAACCAGGCACCACAGCCATCCAACTGGGTCCAATTCTGA